The following proteins are encoded in a genomic region of Nomascus leucogenys isolate Asia chromosome 17, Asia_NLE_v1, whole genome shotgun sequence:
- the FBXL18 gene encoding F-box/LRR-repeat protein 18 isoform X2, giving the protein MASSGEDISNDDDDMHPAAAGMADGVHLLGFSDEILLHILSHVPSTDLILNVRRTCRKLAALCLDKSLIHTVLLQKDYQASEDKVRQLVKEIGREIQQLSMAGCYWLPGSTVEHVARCRSLVKVNLSGCHLTSLRLSKMLSALQHLRSLAIDVSPGFDASQLSSECKATLSRVRELKQTLFTPSYGVVPCCTSLEKLLLYFEILDRTREGAILSGQLMVGQSNVPHYQNLRVFYARLAPGYINQEVVRLYLAVLSDRTPQNLHAFLISVPGSFAESGATKNLLDSMARNVALDALQLPKSWLNGSSLLQHMKFNNPFYFSFSRCTLSGGHLIQQVINGGKDLRSLASLNLSGCVHCLSPDSLLRKAEDDIDSSILETLVASCCNLRHLNLSAAHHHSSEGLGRHLCQLLARLHHLRSLSLPVCSVADSAPRADRAPAQPAMHAVPRGFGKKVRVGVQSCPSPFSGQAGPQPSSVFWSLLKNLPFLEHLELIGSNFSSAMPRNEPAIRNSLPPCSRAQSVGDSEVAAIGQLAFLRHLTLAQLPSVLTGSGLVSIGLQCQQLRSLSLANLGMMGKVVYMPALSDMLKHCKRLRDLRLEQPYFSANAQFFQALSQCPSLQRLCLVSRSGTLQPDAVLAFMARCLHVVMCHLFTGESLATCKSLQQSLLRSNSPSR; this is encoded by the exons GACATAtccaatgatgatgatgacatgcACCCTGCAGCAGCTGGGATGGCGGATGGGGTCCACCTCCTGGGGTTCTCTGATGAGATCCTCCTTCATATCCTGAGTCACGTCCCCAGCACAGATCTGATTCTGAATGTCCGGCGTACCTGTCGGAAGCTCGCAGCCCTGTGCCTTGACAAGAGCCTCATCCACACCGTGTTGCTGCAAAAGGACTATCAG GCGAGCGAGGACAAAGTGAGGCAGCTGGTGAAGGAGATCGGCCGGGAGATCCAGCAGCTGAGCATGGCTGGCTGCTACTGGCTGCCTGGCTCCACCGTGGAACACGTGGCCCGCTGCCGCAGTCTGGTGAAGGTGAACCTCTCGGGCTGCCACCTCACCTCCCTGCGCCTCTCCAAGATGCTCTCGGCCCTGCAGCACCTGCGCTCGCTGGCCATCGACGTGAGCCCCGGCTTCGACGCCAGCCAGCTGAGCAGCGAGTGCAAGGCCACACTGAGCCGCGTGCGGGAGCTCAAGCAGACGCTGTTCACGCCCTCCTACGGTGTGGTGCCCTGCTGCACCAGCCTGGAGAAGCTGCTGCTCTACTTCGAGATTCTAGACCGCACGCGCGAGGGCGCCATCCTTTCGGGCCAGCTTATGGTGGGCCAGAGCAACGTGCCGCACTACCAGAACCTGCGGGTCTTCTATGCGCGCCTGGCCCCCGGCTACATCAACCAGGAGGTGGTGCGGCTCTACTTGGCCGTGCTTAGCGACCGCACTCCTCAGAACCTCCACGCCTTCCTCATCTCCGTCCCCGGCAGCTTCGCGGAGAGCGGCGCCACCAAGAACCTCCTGGACTCCATGGCGCGCAACGTCGCGCTGGATGCCCTGCAGCTGCCCAAGTCCTGGCTGAACGGCTCTTCCCTCCTGCAGCACATGAAATTCAACAACCCGTTCTACTTCAGTTTCAGCCGCTGCACCCTGTCAGGCGGCCATCTGATCCAGCAGGTCATCAACGGCGGAAAGGACCTGCGGAGCCTGGCCAGCTTGAACCTCAGCGGCTGCGTCCACTGCCTGTCCCCAGACTCGCTGCTCCGCAAGGCGGAGGACGACATTGATAGCAGCATCCTGGAGACGCTGGTGGCGTCCTGCTGCAACCTGCGCCACCTGAACCTCTCGgctgcccaccaccacagctCGGAGGGCCTGGGCCGCCACCTCTGCCAGCTCCTGGCCCGGCTGCATCACCTGCGCTCCCTCTCCCTGCCTGTCTGCTCTGTCGCCGACTCCGCGCCGCGCGCGGACCGCGCGCCGGCCCAGCCGGCCATGCACGCAGTACCACGCGGCTTTGGCAAGAAAGTGCGTGTGGGCGTGCAGTCCTGTCCCAGCCCCTTCTCGGGCCAGGCGGGCCCCCAGCCCTCCTCCGTGTTCTGGTCTCTTCTGAAGAACCTGCCCTTCCTGGAACACCTCGAGCTGATCGGGTCCAACTTCTCCTCCGCCATGCCGCGCAACGAGCCCGCCATCCGCAACTCGCTCCCACCCTGCAGCCGCGCGCAGAGCGTCGGGGACTCAGAGGTGGCCGCCATCGGCCAGCTGGCCTTCCTGCGGCACCTGACGCTCGCACAGCTGCCCAGCGTCCTTACGGGCTCCGGGCTGGTCAGTATCGGCCTGCAGTGCCAGCAGTTGCGGTCCCTGTCGCTGGCCAACCTGGGCATGATGGGGAAGGTGGTGTACATGCCCGCGCTCTCAGACATGTTGAAGCACTGCAAGCGGCTGAGGGACCTCAG GCTGGAGCAGCCCTACTTCAGCGCCAATGCTCAGTTCTTCCAGGCGCTGAGCCAGTGCCCCTCGCTGCAGCGCCTGTGCCTGGTCTCTCGCAGCGGCACCCTCCAGCCCGATGCCGTGCTGGCCTTCATGGCTCGCTGCCTGCACGTTGTCATGTGCCACCTGTTCACCGGGGAGTCCCTTGCCACCTGCAAGAGCCTGCAGCAGTCGCTTCTCCGCAG
- the FBXL18 gene encoding F-box/LRR-repeat protein 18 isoform X1: protein MASSGEDISNDDDDMHPAAAGMADGVHLLGFSDEILLHILSHVPSTDLILNVRRTCRKLAALCLDKSLIHTVLLQKDYQASEDKVRQLVKEIGREIQQLSMAGCYWLPGSTVEHVARCRSLVKVNLSGCHLTSLRLSKMLSALQHLRSLAIDVSPGFDASQLSSECKATLSRVRELKQTLFTPSYGVVPCCTSLEKLLLYFEILDRTREGAILSGQLMVGQSNVPHYQNLRVFYARLAPGYINQEVVRLYLAVLSDRTPQNLHAFLISVPGSFAESGATKNLLDSMARNVALDALQLPKSWLNGSSLLQHMKFNNPFYFSFSRCTLSGGHLIQQVINGGKDLRSLASLNLSGCVHCLSPDSLLRKAEDDIDSSILETLVASCCNLRHLNLSAAHHHSSEGLGRHLCQLLARLHHLRSLSLPVCSVADSAPRADRAPAQPAMHAVPRGFGKKVRVGVQSCPSPFSGQAGPQPSSVFWSLLKNLPFLEHLELIGSNFSSAMPRNEPAIRNSLPPCSRAQSVGDSEVAAIGQLAFLRHLTLAQLPSVLTGSGLVSIGLQCQQLRSLSLANLGMMGKVVYMPALSDMLKHCKRLRDLRLEQPYFSANAQFFQALSQCPSLQRLCLVSRSGTLQPDAVLAFMARCLHVVMCHLFTGESLATCKSLQQSLLRSFQAERPALNVVIFPLLHEGLTDVIRDVPLAHLDEITLFKSRVAEEPPNLWW from the exons GACATAtccaatgatgatgatgacatgcACCCTGCAGCAGCTGGGATGGCGGATGGGGTCCACCTCCTGGGGTTCTCTGATGAGATCCTCCTTCATATCCTGAGTCACGTCCCCAGCACAGATCTGATTCTGAATGTCCGGCGTACCTGTCGGAAGCTCGCAGCCCTGTGCCTTGACAAGAGCCTCATCCACACCGTGTTGCTGCAAAAGGACTATCAG GCGAGCGAGGACAAAGTGAGGCAGCTGGTGAAGGAGATCGGCCGGGAGATCCAGCAGCTGAGCATGGCTGGCTGCTACTGGCTGCCTGGCTCCACCGTGGAACACGTGGCCCGCTGCCGCAGTCTGGTGAAGGTGAACCTCTCGGGCTGCCACCTCACCTCCCTGCGCCTCTCCAAGATGCTCTCGGCCCTGCAGCACCTGCGCTCGCTGGCCATCGACGTGAGCCCCGGCTTCGACGCCAGCCAGCTGAGCAGCGAGTGCAAGGCCACACTGAGCCGCGTGCGGGAGCTCAAGCAGACGCTGTTCACGCCCTCCTACGGTGTGGTGCCCTGCTGCACCAGCCTGGAGAAGCTGCTGCTCTACTTCGAGATTCTAGACCGCACGCGCGAGGGCGCCATCCTTTCGGGCCAGCTTATGGTGGGCCAGAGCAACGTGCCGCACTACCAGAACCTGCGGGTCTTCTATGCGCGCCTGGCCCCCGGCTACATCAACCAGGAGGTGGTGCGGCTCTACTTGGCCGTGCTTAGCGACCGCACTCCTCAGAACCTCCACGCCTTCCTCATCTCCGTCCCCGGCAGCTTCGCGGAGAGCGGCGCCACCAAGAACCTCCTGGACTCCATGGCGCGCAACGTCGCGCTGGATGCCCTGCAGCTGCCCAAGTCCTGGCTGAACGGCTCTTCCCTCCTGCAGCACATGAAATTCAACAACCCGTTCTACTTCAGTTTCAGCCGCTGCACCCTGTCAGGCGGCCATCTGATCCAGCAGGTCATCAACGGCGGAAAGGACCTGCGGAGCCTGGCCAGCTTGAACCTCAGCGGCTGCGTCCACTGCCTGTCCCCAGACTCGCTGCTCCGCAAGGCGGAGGACGACATTGATAGCAGCATCCTGGAGACGCTGGTGGCGTCCTGCTGCAACCTGCGCCACCTGAACCTCTCGgctgcccaccaccacagctCGGAGGGCCTGGGCCGCCACCTCTGCCAGCTCCTGGCCCGGCTGCATCACCTGCGCTCCCTCTCCCTGCCTGTCTGCTCTGTCGCCGACTCCGCGCCGCGCGCGGACCGCGCGCCGGCCCAGCCGGCCATGCACGCAGTACCACGCGGCTTTGGCAAGAAAGTGCGTGTGGGCGTGCAGTCCTGTCCCAGCCCCTTCTCGGGCCAGGCGGGCCCCCAGCCCTCCTCCGTGTTCTGGTCTCTTCTGAAGAACCTGCCCTTCCTGGAACACCTCGAGCTGATCGGGTCCAACTTCTCCTCCGCCATGCCGCGCAACGAGCCCGCCATCCGCAACTCGCTCCCACCCTGCAGCCGCGCGCAGAGCGTCGGGGACTCAGAGGTGGCCGCCATCGGCCAGCTGGCCTTCCTGCGGCACCTGACGCTCGCACAGCTGCCCAGCGTCCTTACGGGCTCCGGGCTGGTCAGTATCGGCCTGCAGTGCCAGCAGTTGCGGTCCCTGTCGCTGGCCAACCTGGGCATGATGGGGAAGGTGGTGTACATGCCCGCGCTCTCAGACATGTTGAAGCACTGCAAGCGGCTGAGGGACCTCAG GCTGGAGCAGCCCTACTTCAGCGCCAATGCTCAGTTCTTCCAGGCGCTGAGCCAGTGCCCCTCGCTGCAGCGCCTGTGCCTGGTCTCTCGCAGCGGCACCCTCCAGCCCGATGCCGTGCTGGCCTTCATGGCTCGCTGCCTGCACGTTGTCATGTGCCACCTGTTCACCGGGGAGTCCCTTGCCACCTGCAAGAGCCTGCAGCAGTCGCTTCTCCGCAG